The sequence below is a genomic window from Candidatus Poribacteria bacterium.
GTGCCGAGCGAGAAGTGGGTTCGAGGCGTGTGACGACGATTTTTTCCCTATCAATTAGTTCGCCGACGCGCGGTGAAATTTCGTTTAACCACCGATCATCTTCATAAACGGCTGCGTAGAGTTGTTCGCGTTGTGCTTCGCTCTCGAAGCGGCGGATCCAGACGTAAAGATCGTCCTCTTCTTCACCGATGAAGCTGCCGATGACGACCATCCCTTTAGAAATTTGGAAGGGGATGACAGTCTCTTCCATGTATTTGACCCAATTCTCGCGTTGACCGGGTTGTGTTCTGTATTGCCGTAGTTCAAAAAAAGCCATAAAAAATCTCCTTTTTAGTGTTATCGGT
It includes:
- a CDS encoding NIPSNAP family protein: MAFFELRQYRTQPGQRENWVKYMEETVIPFQISKGMVVIGSFIGEEEDDLYVWIRRFESEAQREQLYAAVYEDDRWLNEISPRVGELIDREKIVVTRLEPTSRSAHQ